A single Entelurus aequoreus isolate RoL-2023_Sb linkage group LG11, RoL_Eaeq_v1.1, whole genome shotgun sequence DNA region contains:
- the mrpl32 gene encoding 39S ribosomal protein L32, mitochondrial has protein sequence MMNLVELVNTLRCSLLHIEKRLLQVAGIERQLAPALAFDGPSLLPHIDEQEVDEQQPSLKRPPGVLDSILWMAAPKKRRTIEVNRTRRRAESKLIKVKTNIEPCPECGHLKQKHIMCGFCYAKVCKETARIRHQIKEMEGGPLKAPAAETVVLYAGETPSEEDKDKRIVERPRKRPAWFSQ, from the exons ATGATGAATTTGGTTGAATTAGTGAACACGTTACGATGCTCATTACTACATATCGAAAAAAGACTTCTCCAGGTGGCAGGAATTGAAAGACAACTGG CTCCAGCACTGGCATTTGATGGCCCCAGTCTCCTGCCCCATATCGACGAGCAGGAAGTGGATGAGCAGCAGCCGAGCTTGAAACGACCTCCCGGCGTCCTGGATAGCATCTTGTGGATGGCAGCACCCAAGAAGAGGCGCACCATTGAGGTCAACCGAACGAGGAGAAGGGCTGAGAGCAAACTTATCAAAGTCAAG ACAAACATAGAGCCGTGTCCAGAGTGTGGCCACTTAAAGCAGAAACACATCATGTGTGGCTTCTGCTACGCTAAAGTATGCAAGGAGACCGCGCGGATCCGTCATCAGATTAAAGAGATGGAGGGTGGCCCTCTGAAGGCACCGGCTGCGGAGACTGTTGTCCTGTATGCGGGCGAGACGCCAAGCGAGGAGGACAAAGACAAGAGGATAGTGGAGAGACCCAGGAAGCGGCCTGCCTGGTTCAGCCAGTAG